CGGTGCGCAGCGGCTCGTACCTGGAGCTGGAGCCCGCCGCCGCCAGGACTACCGACAACGCCACCGTCAGCACGGGCGTCAGCACCGACGGCAGTTTGGGCGAGCTGCCGCCGCTACGGCGCTTCTCGCCCCAGGAGGTCCTGCGGCTCTTGGGCTTCGGACCGGACTTCCACCTGCCGCCGCAGCTCTCCTCCGCCAACGGCTGGCGGCTGGCGGGCAACAGCCTGTCAGTCCCGGCGGTGCGCCACGTGCTGGCGGCGATTCCCGACCTCGCCCAGCGCAAGGAGCCACCTGGACCCAGCCGGTAGGGGCGCCCCTCATCCAGCTGCTAGAGTGCCCTGGAGGCCATCCTTCCCCGCCATCCACCATGTTTCCCATCCGCGACAGCATCCCCACCCGCCGCACGCCGGTGGTGACCTATGGGCTCATCGCCGTCAACCTGCTGGTCTTCCTCTACCAGCTCAGCCTCGGCCCACAGCAGACGGAGGTGCTCTTCTACCTCTATGGCATCGTGCCCGCCCGCCTCACCGACGCCGCCTGGGCGGCACAGGTGGGGCTGCCCTTCAGCCTGGTTCCCTTCCTCACCACCCAATTCCTCCACGGCGACCTCTTCCACCTGGTGGGCAATCTGTGGATGCTGTGGATCTTCGGCGACAACGTGGAGGACCGCCTGGGGCGCCCGCGCTTTTTGGCTTTCTACCTGGGCTGTGGTTTCGCCGCCGGCGGGCTGCATTTTCTGACCAATTGGAGCTCTCAGATCCCGGCGGTGGGGGCCTCCGGAGCCATCGCCGGCGTCCTCGGCGCCTACTTCCTCCTCCACCCCACCTCGCGGGTCCTGACCCTCGTGCCGATCTTCTTCTACCCGCTTTTCGTCGAGCTGCCGGCCTTCGTCTTCCTCGGACTGTGGTTTTTGCTCCAGCTCTTCAGCGGCACCGCCAGCCTGCTCTCCTCCGGCGGCGCCGGCATCGCGTGGTGGGCTCACATCGGGGGGTTCGTGGCTGGTATGCTGTGGCTTCGATCCTACCTGCGGCGCCATCCTCCGGCCCCTCAGGTCACCTATCCGTACGGACCCCAAGGACCGCCGGTCATCGATCTCGAGCCGCCTCCCCACGAGGTGCCGCCTCGCGACCCTCGCCGCCGCTGGTAGGTAGGAGAATGGTCCTTCAGGAGACGATGCCATGGTGCAAGAGCTGACCGTATCCATCCCCGGCCAAGGCCTCCACGAGATCACCCCCCAGGTGGCGCAGGTGGTGGCGGAGAGCGGCGTTCCCGAGGGCC
This window of the Acidobacteriota bacterium genome carries:
- a CDS encoding DNA cytosine methyltransferase, giving the protein VRSGSYLELEPAAARTTDNATVSTGVSTDGSLGELPPLRRFSPQEVLRLLGFGPDFHLPPQLSSANGWRLAGNSLSVPAVRHVLAAIPDLAQRKEPPGPSR
- a CDS encoding rhomboid family intramembrane serine protease translates to MFPIRDSIPTRRTPVVTYGLIAVNLLVFLYQLSLGPQQTEVLFYLYGIVPARLTDAAWAAQVGLPFSLVPFLTTQFLHGDLFHLVGNLWMLWIFGDNVEDRLGRPRFLAFYLGCGFAAGGLHFLTNWSSQIPAVGASGAIAGVLGAYFLLHPTSRVLTLVPIFFYPLFVELPAFVFLGLWFLLQLFSGTASLLSSGGAGIAWWAHIGGFVAGMLWLRSYLRRHPPAPQVTYPYGPQGPPVIDLEPPPHEVPPRDPRRRW